The following coding sequences are from one Nicotiana tabacum cultivar K326 chromosome 1, ASM71507v2, whole genome shotgun sequence window:
- the LOC107762089 gene encoding pentatricopeptide repeat-containing protein At3g16610-like — protein MTCANARRIVNISWNFRQEPYYNYLALLDACTESKSLSIGKSIHQHVLKHNHCNDYNSNLLDKLTRFYISCSRIDLARHMFDEIPHQDRNNKTILWNQMIRAYAWNGPFEKAIDLYYEMVESGVRPTNYTYPFVIKACSAMQDVENGVKIHEHVKRHGLDGDVYICTALVDFYAKCGLLVEARQVFDGMWKRDIVAWNAMISGCSVNRLYLEMMGLVFEMQENGLTPNSSSIVAILPAIAEANKLREGKAVHGYSTRRGFVKDVVVDTGILDVYAKCGLLNYAQRIFRVMSFKNEITWSAMIGAYITCDSTQEGLELFDHMRVEDTGSSSPVMLATVIRACAKLNDLRRGRKMHGYTVKSGSNLDLMVCNTLLSMYAKCGRIDDALNFFEEMGLKDSVSFSAIIAGCVQNGHAEEALQIFQMMQSSGVQPESATVMGILPACSHLAALQLGVCTHGYSIVRGFTEDVSICNALIDMYSKCGKVNIARIIFDKMNKRDVVSWNAMIAGYGVHGHGKEAISLFYDMQTVAQMPDEITFIGLLSACSHSGLVAEGKYWFFSMCQEFKISPRMDHYLCMVDLLGRAGLLDEAYGFIQNMPFKPDVRIWSALLAACRIHKHIVLAEEVSNKIQYLGPESPGNFVLLSNLYTTAGRWDDAAHIRIKQKDSGFKKSPGCSWIEINGVVHAFAGGDQSHPQSTKINEKLKEISTEMKKMGYSAESSFVYQDVEEEEKEQILLYHSEKLAVAFALLNLDPSKSILVTKNLRVCVDCHSTLKYITLITKREITVRDASRFHHFRDGICSCGDFW, from the coding sequence ATGACATGCGCAAATGCGCGGCGAATAGTAAACATCAGTTGGAATTTCAGACAAGAACCTTACTACAATTACCTTGCGCTTCTTGACGCCTGCACAGAATCCAAGTCATTATCAATAGGCAAATCAATCCATCAACACGTCCTAAAACACAATCACTGTAATGACTACAATTCAAATCTACTAGACAAGTTAACTCGTTTTTATATCTCCTGCAGTAGAATCGATCTTGCACGCCATATGTTCGACGAAATTCCTCATCAGGATAGAAATAATAAAAccatattatggaaccaaatgatTAGAGCCTATGCTTGGAATGGACCCTTTGAGAAAGCTATTGACTTGTACTATGAAATGGTGGAGTCTGGTGTTAGACCCACAAATTATACATACCCTTTTGTGATCAAGGCTTGTTCTGCTATGCAAGATGTAGAAAATGGTGTAAAGATTCATGAACATGTAAAAAGGCACGGGCTTGATGGTGATGTTTATATTTGTACAGCTTTGGTTGATTTTTATGCCAAGTGTGGGTTATTGGTTGAGGCACGACAAGTGTTCGATGGAATGTGGAAAAGAGATATTGTGGCATGGAATGCGATGATCTCAGGGTGCTCGGTGAATCGTTTGTATTTGGAGATGATGGGTTTGGTTTTCGAAATGCAAGAGAATGGGTTAACACCAAATTCATCTTCAATTGTGGCTATTCTTCCTGCTATTGCGGAAGCTAATAAGTTGCGTGAAGGGAAGGCGGTTCATGGGTATTCTACGAGAAGGGGCTTTGTCAAAGATGTAGTTGTTGACACTGGCATTTTGGATGTGTATGCAAAATGCGGTTTGTTGAACTATGCACAGAGGATTTTTAGAGTCATGTCTTTTAAGAATGAGATTACGTGGAGTGCAATGATAGGAGCATATATAACATGTGATTCTACGCAAGAAGGATTGGAACTGTTTGACCACATGAGGGTGGAAGATACTGGGTCTTCTTCTCCTGTCATGCTTGCCACTGTCATTCGAGCTTGTGCTAAGCTGAATGATCTGAGAAGAGGAAGAAAGATGCATGGTTATACTGTTAAGTCGGGGTCCAATTTGGATTTGATGGTGTGTAATACTCTTCTTTCTATGTATGCAAAGTGCGGGAGAATAGATGATGCGCTTAACTTCTTTGAGGAGATGGGTTTAAAAGATTCTGTTTCTTTCAGTGCTATAATTGCAGGGTGTGTTCAGAATGGCCATGCAGAAGAAGCTTTGCAGATTTTCCAAATGATGCAATCGTCTGGGGTCCAGCCAGAATCTGCAACAGTGATGGGAATTTTACCAGCTTGTTCACATTTGGCTGCTCTACAACTTGGAGTTTGCACCCATGGTTACTCGATAGTACGTGGATTTACAGAGGATGTTTCTATTTGTAATGCCCTAATTGACATGTACTCCAAATGTGGTAAAGTCAACATTGCTAGGATTATCTTTGATAAGATGAATAAAAGGGATGTTGTCTCATGGAATGCAATGATTGCTGGATATGGAGTTCACGGTCATGGAAAGGAAGCAATTTCATTGTTCTATGACATGCAGACTGTAGCTCAAATGCCAGATGAGATAACTTTCATTGGTCTCTTATCTGCTTGCAGCCATTCTGGTCTTGTTGCTGAAGGGAAATATTGGTTCTTCAGCATGTGTCAAGAATTCAAAATTAGCCCTAGGATGGATCATTACTTGTGCATGGTGGATCTTTTGGGCCGTGCTGGTCTCCTAGATGAGGCCTATGGTTTTATCCAGAATATGCCTTTTAAACCTGATGTGCGTATTTGGAGTGCTTTGCTTGCTGCTTGTAGAATCCATAAACATATTGTACTAGCAGAAGAAGTATCTAACAAGATCCAATATCTAGGACCTGAAAGTCCAGGTAATTTTGTTCTTTTATCCAACTTGTATACTACTGCTGGGAGATGGGATGACGCTGCTCATATTAGAATTAAGCAGAAGGATTCTGGCTTTAAGAAGAGCCCAGGATGTAGTTGGATTGAAATAAATGGGGTTGTCCATGCATTTGCTGGTGGGGATCAATCCCACCCTCAGTCCACTaaaataaatgagaaattgaagGAGATTTCAACGGAGATGAAAAAAATGGGGTACAGTGCAGAATCCAGTTTTGTCTACCAAGATGTTGAGGAAGAAGAGAAGGAACAGATTCTGCTTTATCACAGCGAGAAGCTTGCAGTTGCATTTGCATTGCTAAATCTGGATCCTAGCAAGTCCATACTCGTTACAAAGAATTTGCGAGTTTGTGTTGACTGCCATAGTACGCTGAAATACATAACTTTAATTACGAAAAGGGAGATTACAGTGAGGGATGCAAGTCGATTTCATCATTTCAGAGATGGAATATGCAGCTGCGGGGATTTCTGGTGA